The sequence CACGGAACAGGGCGAGGGCATCGGTGTACCGGTCCACGGCGACGGCGGTGTCTCCGGAAGCCCTCGCCGTCTGTGCGGAGGCGGCCCGCTCATCCAGGTCACTCACATCGAGCCGGACCCCGTGGCCGGTAAAGCAGTACCAGCCCTTGCCGCTGCGGATCATCGACTCCGCCGGCCCGACCCCTGACCCGTCCAGCGCCTTGCGCAGGGGGAGGATGTGGCTCGGCAGCACTCTGTGGCCCGTTCCCGGCGGCCGTTCGCCCCACAGATCGTCGATCAACTGCTCATGAGTGACCCGGGTGCCGGCGCGCAGCATCAGCGCGGCGAGGACGGACCGGCGTCGAACGGGCCCAAGATCCAGAGATGTTCCGTCTCGCCAGGCCCGGAGCGGGCCGAGCAGGGCGACCCGAAGTCCGTTCCGCCCCCGAGCGGTTCTCCCGTCCACGCGCCCTCCGCTTCCGCACATCACCGAAATTTCATCAGCCTTGCAGCACCCCCGGCCAGGGTGGCGGTGTCGACCTCGCACGACCAGCACATGCGGTCCGCCGGACACCGGGCCGGAAGGCAACCGCGCCCACCGCCCCGGAGCATCGCATCCGGTGCCGACAGCGCCCGCGCGGTGAAGGGTAGTTGGCGAATCAGAGGTCGTCCGACAGCAGAACCGGCTCGGTGCCGGTGCGGACGGAAAAGGGGTGGCCGTGACCTATCTCGTGGAACTGCCGGTCTGTGGGACCGACGGGCGGACAGAAGTCGTGAAGGTACGGGTCGAGGCCGAGGGGGAAGGTCTGGTGAGGGTCGCCCGACCCGGTCAGGTCGTCGCGCGGGCCACGCGCTCGCTCGGCGAGATGGTGACCTCGGTCCGGCCGGTCGCCCAGAACTTCGTCGACGGCTTCCGCGGCATGGCCGACGGACCCGACGAGATCAGCGTCGAGTTCGGCCTCAGTCTGTCGGCCGAGGCCGACGTGGTGATCTCCAGCAGCTCCGCGGAGGCCAACTTCACCGTCTCGCTGGTCTGGACCCGCCCTCCCTCCGATCGGCTCGCTGCCCCGCACCCGGCCGATCCGGACAGCGGCCCGGCCGGGAGCGGGGCAGCGGCATGACAGCGACGGGGACACGCACCGACGCCCTCGAAGCAGGGGTGCTCCAGATCCGCGGCCGGCGGGGAGAAGCGGTTGGCCTGGGGTTCCTGATCACCGATGAGCTGGCCCTGACCTGCGCCCATGTCGTCAGCGCAGCCCTCGGCACGGCCCACGGCGCCGAGCCCGCCGCCGACGCCCGGATCGACGTCGCGCTTCCGCTGCTGCGCGCACCTGTCCCCGGCGTCCCGGACAGCGCGCCACGGATCACGGCGGACGTCGAGCACTGGATCCCGCCCCAGCCGTCGGGGGCCGGAGACATGGCCGTACTGCGCCTGGGAACGGTGGTGCGGGACAGCCGGCCCATCCGCCTCGTGGACGAACCGCACGTGTGGAATCACCCGGCGCGGGTCTTCGGATTCCCGGCGGGCCGGCCGGGGGGCGTGTGGCACGCGGCCCTGCTCCGCGCTCGTCAGGCGCACGGGTGGATCCAGGCCGATCTGGCCGCGGGCGGCTACCGGGTGTCCGGCGGCTTCAGCGGCAGCCCGGTGTGGGACGACGAACTCCGTGGTGTCGTGGGCATGATGGCGGTGGCGGAGGAGGGCGATCCACCGGCCAGCTATCTGATCCCGACGGCCGGTCTGCTGGACTCCTGGCCGGGGTTGCGCCCCCTGGTGTCGCCCCCGTCGCCTCTCCGGTCCCCGGCGTCGTTCCAGGAGGGCGACGCCGTCCTCGGCCCGATGAGCGCCGACCGGCTGCGCGACATCATCACCCCTCTGGCGGAGGCCGTCCCCGGCGTCGACGACGAACCCCGCCTCGTCGACCGCATCCTCGCCCACTCCGGGGCCGAACCCGGCGTGCCGCCCTTGCTCGGCTTCGCACTCGACCAGCTGCGGCGGGAGGCACACGAAAGGCTCACCCACGAGGCGTACGCCAACATCGGCGGCGTCGCCGAAGCGCTGTACGACCACCTCGTCGAGGTCTGGGCCGCCCACGGCCGGGAGGCCGACGAGAAGGCGGCGCTGCGGCTGATCACTCAGCTCATCCGGGTGCCCCCGGAGTCAGGAGACGTCGCCCGGAGCGTCGCCACCCGTACCGAACTCGGCGCCCGGGAGCGGCACGTCACGCAGCGCCTCGCCGTCGCCCGTCTCCTCGTCACCGGCCGGGACGCCGGGGTGGCCGAAACGGTCGAACCGGCCCACGAGGCGCCCATCTCCAGCGGGGACAAGCGGGCCGGCCGGGCCACGGAGGACCGGTCCTTCCTGGCCCGGCGTGAGGCCCTGCGCCACGCCATGCGCCACTGGACCGCCACCGCACGCCAGCCCGACCCGCTGCCGAGCGTCGACGCCCTGGCGGGCGCCAAGCTGTGGCTGGGCAGCCGCGGACCCGAAGTCAACCGGGCCGAGCGGGAGTTCCTCATGCTCGGCGCAGCCCATCAGCGTGCGCGGGGCCGCAGGCGGCGGGCGGTCAGGGCCGGCTGCGGCGTCCTCGTCACCCTCGCGGTGCTGTTGTTCGGACGATGCCCGCGTCCACGCGACAGCAGAGCGAGGAACGCCAGGCACTCGCCGCCTCGCCTTCCCTGACCCGGCTCCCGCAGGACCGGGCGCAGTTCGCCCCGGCACTGTCGGTGAAGACGGAGCTCACGGCGTACGACACCGCGCCCACCCAGGGGGCAAGCAGCCGGCTCCTGCGGCAGCACCTCGGCCTCCCGGGATCGACCCGCGCGCTCTCCGGACTGCTCCCCAGGGTCCGGCAGTTCCGGACGGGCCGGGACGGGGACATCGTCTCCACCCGGTCGGTCCCGGGCCGCGCGACGCTGTTCATGAACTCCCTCACCGACGACATGCGCGTCGAGCACCTCCCGCAAGGCGGTGTCCACAGTGAGGGTCTCGGCCGACGGCAGCCGTGTCGCTTGCGTCGGCGACGACGGTTCAGCCCCTGACGACGGGTTCCTCCGGCGCCCGGGTGCGGCGGATCACCAGCGACATCAGCGCCGCCATCGCGCACAGCGCACCGGCCGCGTACCAGACCACGTCGTAGCTGCCGAACACGTCCCGCGCGACCCCGCCGAGGAACGCGACCACCGCCGCGCCCACCTGGTGCGAGGCCAGCACCCAGCCGAAGACGATCGCGCTGTCGTCGCCGTACTGCTCGCGGCACAGCGCCAGCGTCGGCGGGACCGTGGCGACCCAGTCCAGACCGTAGAACACGATGAAGAAGACCATCGGCGGCCGCACGTCGGGGGCGAGGAGCATCGGCAGGAACAGCAGCGAGACGCCGCGCAGCGCGTAGTAGACGGCGAGGAGTCTGCGGGCGTCGAAGCGGTCGGTGAGCCAGCCGGAGAAGATCGTGCCGATGACGTCGAAGACGCCGATCACGGCGAGCAGGGAGGCCGCCACGGTGATGGGCATGTGATGGTCGTGGGCGGAGGGCACGAAGTGGGTGCGGATCAGGCCGTTGGTGGTGGCCCCGCAGATCGCGAAGGCTCCCGCCAGCAGCCAGAACGGTCCGGTGCGGGCCGCGTCGAACAGCACGCGTACCGCGCGGCGCGCGGCGCCCTTGGCCGGGGCGGGCTTCGCCGTGTACGGACCGCCGTACGGGGCGAGCCCCACGTCGGCCGGGTGGTCGCGCATCAGGAGCCAGACGAAGGGCACGACGACGAGGGAGGCCAGGCCGACGGTGACCGAGGCGGGCCGCCAGCCGTGTTCGTCGACGATCCAGGCGCAGAGCGGCAGGAAGACCAGCTGCCCGGAGGCCCCGGCCGCGGTGAGGATGCCGGTGACCAGACCCCGGCGGGCCACGAACCAGCGGTTGGTGACGGTCGCGGCGAACGCCATCGCCATCGATCCGGTGCCGAGGCCGACCAACAGGCCCCAGTAGATCATCAGCTGCCAGGAAGCCGTCATCCAGACACTGGCGATCGCCCCGGCCGCCACCATGGTGAGCGCCAGCGCCACGACCCGCCGGATGCCGAAGCGGTCCATGAGCGCGGCGGCGAAGGGAGCGGTCAGTCCGTACAGCGCCATGTCGATGGAGACCGCGAGCCCGATCTCCCCCCGCGACCAGCCGAATTCGGTGTGGAGCGGGTCGATGAGCAGGCCGGGCAGGGAGTTGAAGGCCGCGCCGCCGATGATCGTCACGAAGGTGACGGCGGCGACGAGCCACGCCCGGTGGATGCGGGGGCGGGGACGGCGGTGCTCCTCGCGGGGCGGACGA is a genomic window of Streptomyces sp. YPW6 containing:
- a CDS encoding CU044_2847 family protein, whose translation is MTYLVELPVCGTDGRTEVVKVRVEAEGEGLVRVARPGQVVARATRSLGEMVTSVRPVAQNFVDGFRGMADGPDEISVEFGLSLSAEADVVISSSSAEANFTVSLVWTRPPSDRLAAPHPADPDSGPAGSGAAA
- a CDS encoding serine protease; protein product: MTATGTRTDALEAGVLQIRGRRGEAVGLGFLITDELALTCAHVVSAALGTAHGAEPAADARIDVALPLLRAPVPGVPDSAPRITADVEHWIPPQPSGAGDMAVLRLGTVVRDSRPIRLVDEPHVWNHPARVFGFPAGRPGGVWHAALLRARQAHGWIQADLAAGGYRVSGGFSGSPVWDDELRGVVGMMAVAEEGDPPASYLIPTAGLLDSWPGLRPLVSPPSPLRSPASFQEGDAVLGPMSADRLRDIITPLAEAVPGVDDEPRLVDRILAHSGAEPGVPPLLGFALDQLRREAHERLTHEAYANIGGVAEALYDHLVEVWAAHGREADEKAALRLITQLIRVPPESGDVARSVATRTELGARERHVTQRLAVARLLVTGRDAGVAETVEPAHEAPISSGDKRAGRATEDRSFLARREALRHAMRHWTATARQPDPLPSVDALAGAKLWLGSRGPEVNRAEREFLMLGAAHQRARGRRRRAVRAGCGVLVTLAVLLFGRCPRPRDSRARNARHSPPRLP
- a CDS encoding MFS transporter, whose product is MTETIESAARDDRRPPREEHRRPRPRIHRAWLVAAVTFVTIIGGAAFNSLPGLLIDPLHTEFGWSRGEIGLAVSIDMALYGLTAPFAAALMDRFGIRRVVALALTMVAAGAIASVWMTASWQLMIYWGLLVGLGTGSMAMAFAATVTNRWFVARRGLVTGILTAAGASGQLVFLPLCAWIVDEHGWRPASVTVGLASLVVVPFVWLLMRDHPADVGLAPYGGPYTAKPAPAKGAARRAVRVLFDAARTGPFWLLAGAFAICGATTNGLIRTHFVPSAHDHHMPITVAASLLAVIGVFDVIGTIFSGWLTDRFDARRLLAVYYALRGVSLLFLPMLLAPDVRPPMVFFIVFYGLDWVATVPPTLALCREQYGDDSAIVFGWVLASHQVGAAVVAFLGGVARDVFGSYDVVWYAAGALCAMAALMSLVIRRTRAPEEPVVRG